TATTggatgtttataataataatttcgaaGTAAGTATTATACACTTACGGATTAACATTAtctgaatttttcattttcatccaAGTAGCATACAAGTGATTTGCTTGCTCTTCACAATCACCGACTCCAAAACGACATGCCCATGCACTAATTAATACTAGACGTTTGATACCTtgtgttgaatttttttccaattgataggcaactttttcataaattggtGAAACCAATTGCCttacatatttctgtaaaaaacaaagttgtaaaaaaaatgcttagaacaaattaaaatttaaataattttcaaatttctcgaAACTGTGGACAGTTTCAATATTCTACCTTAATTAAAAGtagtttaaatattgatttctcgataaggaacattttttatcaaaatctcagaaataaattcagaaatttgtggtaaaaactgtttttgttttcttaggGGTCTACTTTTAAGGCAGTTATCTTGCTACaatattatcaaaaagttttggatcaTATGAGCGGTAAGAGTATATAAGCCTGTAGtaaaattaagtataatttttgccTAATACTGTATCACATATCTGTTTTTCATACCAAACTTTGTATAATCAGTTGTTTAAAATTCTGCTACTATAGTTTTATCTCTTACAACCACAATACTCGaactatatttgtttttattcaacaataaaatgtttttcactttgcgttattatatctcaacaatgaaaggggcagttagttttttttttagaattaaaaatttgttaaaaacacaacctctCGGATGCTCTCGTGTTAATGATCCGAGCTTAAACAATTCTTAAGCTTACAGATTAAAGAATTGTTTTCATAAGTCCAGAATGTTATCATATATACTTACAGAAAATATACCATCAACATGAGTCCGTCTTAACATgacattcaaataatttaaatgatgaaATGCAACGCTCCATGGTAAATATTCAGTTTCATGTTTCAGATATCTTAACAATTTAAATGCATAATGGTAGTCTAAATGATCAGCGCTTGCTAAATCCATTGAATCATCAATTAATTGTACACGATTTAAAACTGGTATGGAATTATGATCGTTTATTAGAGCCCTTATTAATAATTCccaattttttgtatcataatttactttatataatcctataaataaaaggaaaaaatgattaaaaactaTCCGTGAATAGAGTCTgatgcgacccttgaggtccgcacgaataacttcccagcaaaataaagagttataaaaaatttaaaaaaattaaaattcgaccGACACGGAACAACTTAATCGAATGTTATGCTGGGAGTTTAAAAACACTAccctatataaataattttcccgGTCTAGCACTCCATGTTTTTCTTAATCATGGCCAATCCACAACGAATACCAACAATTAGaatatatttcaattgattCTCACCTgctaattgaatattaaaaataacccATTGACTGCTATCTGGTAAATCTTTAGCAAATTTAATCGATGTGTGAGATTTTTCACCCAAACTACATTTCAACCATGCTTTCGGAGTTGTATCATTGAAATTAGATATTTTTGCCGTTGTATAACTCAACGGTATCCACCAACAGGATTTATCACGTGATTTTGTACCAAAACGTTCTTGTTTGATAAATAATCCACGATTATTTTTGTTACGAGTAACGGTAACTAATGGATAGCCAGTTTGTACAGTCCATGTGTCCATAACAGTTTTCACATCAACATCACTTTCTAATACACCACGCTTATGTGCTTCTTCGGTTAATGTTGcccataaatcatttttatcagcATTTCCATATgcatattttcgtaaataatttgaaacacCTTGACGGAAAACTTTTTCACCCAAAAAAAAAGACATCATTCGTATTATAAACGAACCTTTACGATAtgtaattatatcaaatatatgcGTAATTTCACTTGGATGTCCAATCGGAACGGATATTGGATGCGACGATTCTAATCgatctaatttataaatttccaaTATATTATCAACATTTTCGTCCGCTATTGAATTCCATTCAGGATTTAAATAATGTACTGCTTTTGCAGCCATAAATGTTGCAAAACCTTCATTTAACCATAAATCAGTCCACCATTTCATTGTAACTAAATTACCAAACCATTGATGTGCAAGTTCATGGGCAATTGTGCTTGTGACATGATGCTGAGCTGCGGCCGAGGATATATTTGGATCGTAGAGTAATGCTGTTTCACGGTATGTAATTAAACCCCAATTTTCCATTGCGCCAGAATTGAAATCAGGTATGGCAATCATATCTTGTTTGGGTAAtggaaatgaaatattaaagtaattttcaaaaaattttaaatattttggaccAACAGTTGCAGCATAGTccacctaaaaatattcataattattattattgtatgtcaATAATTATGTTAAGACCGTAACTCCAaatttttcgtcattagccTGCACGATTAGCTTTAAAATAAGGGGTAAACCTAGGAAACTGCTAAAGGAATAAGATAAGATGTCTAACGATTGCAAGAACGATTAACATTctacaaaattaataacatacGCTTTGatcttataaaattgaaaataaaattgtgcatATACCTGTTTCATAGCATCTTTTCTCGCCCATACTCTAAAAATAGTGTTTGTAGCATTATCAACATATCGATAATCAAATTCTGTAACAGCATATGCCACCAAATATGTAGACATCTTTACTGTTGGAGCGAAATAATCCACTACCCACTTATAACctctaaaataaacaaaatcttttaaggatgtacgagcgccagggaaattttgaataaaaggcttAAATAAGTAATGTTTTGTTACCTTTGTATGGTACTTTCCAATGGCATATTACTTATTGCAGTATATTTACGGTCATGGCCCATACTTATTCTAAACGTAGCCTTCATTCCAGGCTCATCGAAGCATGGAAATGCTCGTCGCGCATCAGTTGATTCGAATTGAGTAATAGCTAACCATTTTTTCTTATAGCTGGTACGATCTATATAACTGCTTCGATAATACCCAGCTAAGGCTTCCGTTAAGGTAGCATTAAATGCTATATAAAGGGAATAATTTAGATTCCACTTTTGTAAATAATCTTGTAATtcgatgaaataaaaatcattggaTCTATCAAAATATTGTCTTTCAATTCCAACTTCTCGTAAAGTATTGTCTATCAGTTTAACTTTATCAAATGCAATATCTAAATCCACTGAATGTAATATTACTGCATTAGttgattccaaaatttttaactgcaAAAAAATATAGCCTACATTGtatttaacattaataaaataggGTTCtagaaaaatcacaaaaaccATATCCATGAAAAGAGGTCCCCGGGAAGTACGATTAAACTCTATTTAGCTGGGATATCAAAGATTAAGTAAGTATTTTGAGTGATTGTTATACCTTTATGCCAACAATTGATTTTTCATCAAACTGTATTCTACACAACTGTAACTGAATCATTAACAGTATTAGCACTAGTCAATTATTATCCGTTAGCTatctattttgatattttaacttTGTAAGCGAAAGTTTCTTTACccaaattatacatttatattaattcCTATATTACTTTGGGGGCGTAGAGCCGCAATAAATGCCTTGAACCGTACTCGATTCTAAAATCCAATTATATTTACCTTAATTAAAACATCTCCGTCAAacttaaaatcattttccaagtatgtattaatatgtaatatataatgttCAGGTACTATCGCACGAGGAAGACGATAATTATTCGATTTACGAATGGATGTTATCCCATCTGCAGTCCAAAACATACATAAGCTAACATAAATCAATAtcttttttgataaacatttaGTAGccctttttaacattttaaactctgaaataaaacaattattaccttgttataccatgcatatatgaaatatacatagtatattaagtttagtcccaagtttgtaacgcttaaaaataatgatgctaggaaaaatattttgtcataggtgttcataaaatcacctaattagtccatttccggttgtccgttcgtctgtggacacgataactcaaaaacgaaaaaacgtttttacgtactcaggacgtaaaaagtgaggtcaagttcgtaaatgagcatcataggtcaattgggtcttgggtccgtaggacccatcttgtaaaccgttagaggtagaacaaaagtttaaatgtaaaaaatgttccttatcaaaaattaaacaacttttgtttgaaacatttttttcgtaaacatcactgtttacccgtgagggcgctaattaggcggaaattttataatatgtactatacttgattatcagttatgtatgtgtcacatgtttgtatgtgttatgtgataaagaaatcaacactgactatgcatggtatttcaacaattaactcagtcaattgtttcttttcacttgtttattatagaTTTGATACcctaattttactttaattttctcatatttttagAGCTTGCTGACTGTAAAGTCAAACTGGTTCCTCTATAGTAGGTAGTGTaccaacaaaagtttttaataaataaaactactttactcaacaatATCTTTACTTTATTGGTTGAATTTAAGTAACTtcttaactattgggttttagACAAAAGTAAGACACTTtcgacataataaaattttccaaataattcgCTCTAAACTAAGCTATGTTCATCAAGTCATGGGACACCATGTATAAAAACGCcaacactaataataaaaaatcggaaatcaacacttaattttgaaataatcaacTCATTGAGTCTattgaatttgtaaataatttgaaaattagctTAAAACAAAGCATCGCAACGTATTGTAGATTATATTATTGAAagcatcatatttttattatcaggtATATTGTATTCTAGAAATATACACCCATATTGGTACAATAAtgttctttgtttattttaaggaGCCTTTCGCccaaaatgataattaaaaaatattcgattaccaggaaaaataagttttttataatagtttaagtcTTTATCCATCGTAAATTTTcgaattaagtattgagatcgttaACTCAAGAAATCTTTACTTGCTTTTATCTTTGTGAAAAAGAGCACAATTTAGTTTCAATCAGTCGAAGtaatgttttctttaaaatgttctTTCCTCTCGAGTTTCAAAGAAAGATAGTGTTAAATGTTTTTGGGAACTTAACAAATTAACACAGTAGCTCAATACTGCgaaatttatttgtcaaataCTTACTCTGCGAATAACTCAAAAAGCAAAACCCATTGCTGTACACGGATAAGTTGATGAAGCATTCACGTATTGAAGCATTCATACattaataaattcgataatgTTTAAACGtagaaaataaagataattaccTGTATTTTATAAcactaaatatatttacatagttAACGACATAGTTAAATTCATTAATTCCACACTTAACATATTACAAAATGAGTACAATAAGatcaaacttttataaaacGTATTAATACAATGAATGCTATTTATTACGGCcagttttcttagaaaaaaattacaagccCACTCACTTTTTGAATGCAACGCATATAATTGAAAAGgaagaattatttttcatcaaataaaaatttatatgaattatcaATGTGAATAGGAATTGTACAATAGTGCCTCAGTTTGGAGATACAAATTGTgtccaaaattttataaacgtgtcacaaaatagtttttaaaaatgaaagaattatatgttttttaaagtcATTCCAGAATCTTTAAATTCTTCTCCAACCGCAGACTCAAATCAATCAGATTCGCAATCGTCAATCGATTGTCAATCGTCAATCGATTGTCAATCGTCAATCGATTGTCAATCGTCGTCAAAGAATCGCAATCTACTAAAAATAATAGgtagttcaatttaaaaaaacaaagttgatcATCGTTTGATCCGGAAGGCGTcctcgaaaaataaaacaaggcACATTTTTTTCACTCTCCTCGAAAATAAGAAGATCATCATTTTACCTATTTTGATATtctaatcttttaaaaaaaatttgctggaaactttataaaaaaccaGCCtgtttatatacagaatgtttgatttacatctaggcatataaatattacgagtatgacagaatacatgcgttaagcgaTATATCTAAGAGAGAGGTATTATAAACATGTGTTGAAACTTCGATATGCGTTTGATAGTTGTAAGACgatggagagtgggagtttctaagttgaatagatgaactacaacagataagccacgatacaagtcactttgccatttcatataacacctcttacttagatgcattgcttaacgcatctactctgtcatactcgtgatatttatatgcttaaatgtaaatcgaacattctgtatatcgtATAACACGtaatcagtggcggatttaatgGATGGCACATGAGCAGTTGTCCACTGGGCCCTTAAATTTGTATAAGAGGGCACAACAAGAGGGCACGAAGTTCATAAAAGAAAGGCTAAAAAAAGGGAGAGAATACAAATTTGTAGGTAAGGGCAACATCGCTTTATATTATGTGGCAAGAATGTACCCAAACCTTTCTGATTGTCGATAATCTACAAGTTTCAAAGTGTCAATCAATGAAAACAAAGAAGAAATTGAGGTAAGCCATAACAGATCGCAAAACACTCGTAATATTTTCAACGtatcataatttttcttaaactttatttatatgttaaaatcacatttaaaattaataataataataatatataaatatctaataatacatttgaaacattattttataatttaaaatatataaatatatgcatttcaatttttataataaaaatattattttatatttttctttctattttatcCATTGTCTCAAATAATGTGCTGATTTCattgtaatgtttattttgcCAATCGATATTCTTTCGTATTCCTTCCAATGCTTGTTGTATACCTAAACTTGaatctttcaataaattttcatgtttttgtgTGAATTTTTCAAGCTacaagaagaaaataaattaattaattttcgtaCATTTAATCTTCATTTTTCTATTCCATTTTTCAATCAGTTTATGCAATAcatattacttaaatatattttttgaattaattaaattttaattgcaacTTCATGAAGTAAAATCGCaaggtttgaaaaaaatacagtaaaaacaGCATAAATTGTATATGGATCACATTTCTATCAAAAAAACCTGAAGGTAGCTGTCCTAACCACATGCggttgtgtcaactacatgaagattgttgtaactaatttacagagagtttgaaataaacttattgatcatttttataatttataacatatttttatacgtaTATAAACAACCATCGGTAGCCCAGTTGCTTATACAATTTGTACAGTTCGTGGCCCCATTTGCCATATTTGCTCTCGccatgaggttgagacaacctcatatcgattgatattaagaattttttttcagtgtacgcatttaataaattttttaaatgggacTGCGAAATTATAGAGTTTTACGTTTACTTTAATGGATAACTCAATCATAATTTTGGGTGTCAATAAATGT
This genomic interval from Chrysoperla carnea chromosome 1, inChrCarn1.1, whole genome shotgun sequence contains the following:
- the LOC123294456 gene encoding aminopeptidase Ey-like produces the protein MFWTADGITSIRKSNNYRLPRAIVPEHYILHINTYLENDFKFDGDVLIKLKILESTNAVILHSVDLDIAFDKVKLIDNTLREVGIERQYFDRSNDFYFIELQDYLQKWNLNYSLYIAFNATLTEALAGYYRSSYIDRTSYKKKWLAITQFESTDARRAFPCFDEPGMKATFRISMGHDRKYTAISNMPLESTIQRGYKWVVDYFAPTVKMSTYLVAYAVTEFDYRYVDNATNTIFRVWARKDAMKQVDYAATVGPKYLKFFENYFNISFPLPKQDMIAIPDFNSGAMENWGLITYRETALLYDPNISSAAAQHHVTSTIAHELAHQWFGNLVTMKWWTDLWLNEGFATFMAAKAVHYLNPEWNSIADENVDNILEIYKLDRLESSHPISVPIGHPSEITHIFDIITYRKGSFIIRMMSFFLGEKVFRQGVSNYLRKYAYGNADKNDLWATLTEEAHKRGVLESDVDVKTVMDTWTVQTGYPLVTVTRNKNNRGLFIKQERFGTKSRDKSCWWIPLSYTTAKISNFNDTTPKAWLKCSLGEKSHTSIKFAKDLPDSSQWVIFNIQLAGLYKVNYDTKNWELLIRALINDHNSIPVLNRVQLIDDSMDLASADHLDYHYAFKLLRYLKHETEYLPWSVAFHHLNYLNVMLRRTHVDGIFSKYVRQLVSPIYEKVAYQLEKNSTQGIKRLVLISAWACRFGVGDCEEQANHLYATWMKMKNSDNVNPIPKDLRDLVYCTAIRNGGEKEWDFLWQKYLISNVGSEQQTLLQCLGCSKEVWILKRYLDWSLKSVSGIRKQDMLYVFESVSKNIVGFYLAKEFFKTNIEELHKYFGTKSDRLSRFMKLLARQMYTTLELEEFEELCNKYKAILKDSTVGVHQSLEKIRNNFNWHTKHFTEINLFFRRMNSDLYDIIY